The bacterium genome includes a region encoding these proteins:
- the tadA gene encoding tRNA adenosine(34) deaminase TadA — MTKDKRQKDDIYFMRQALVEAEKAYKFGEIPVGTVIVLDEKIIARGHNQIVKLKDPTAHAEILAIKKAAVYLKNERLINTSMYVTIEPCAMCAGALILSRVKNLVYGADDLKTGACGSIINIAQHSSLNHQLNVKKGILEQECRELIQRFFKEKR, encoded by the coding sequence ATGACAAAGGACAAAAGACAGAAAGATGATATTTACTTTATGCGGCAGGCTTTAGTCGAGGCAGAAAAGGCTTATAAATTCGGAGAGATACCAGTCGGAACTGTAATTGTTTTAGATGAAAAGATTATTGCTCGCGGTCATAATCAAATAGTCAAACTTAAAGACCCAACCGCTCATGCAGAAATATTAGCAATTAAAAAAGCCGCTGTCTATTTAAAAAATGAACGATTAATTAATACGAGTATGTATGTTACTATTGAACCCTGTGCTATGTGTGCTGGGGCATTAATTCTATCCAGGGTTAAAAATTTAGTCTATGGTGCCGATGACCTGAAAACAGGTGCCTGTGGCTCAATAATAAATATCGCCCAACATTCATCTCTGAATCATCAACTAAATGTCAAAAAAGGTATTTTAGAACAAGAATGTCGTGAACTAATCCAGAGGTTTTTTAAAGAAAAAAGGTAA